DNA from Streptomyces sp. NBC_01260:
GGAGCGCTGGCTGCCTCAACTGCGCTCGGGCGGAATCGACTTGCAGGTACTGCCCGTGTTCATCGACGCGCCGTACCAGCCCGAGGGCGCACTGCGGCAGACCCTGCGGATGATCGAGTGCGCCCACGTCCTGGCCGAGGAGAACGCCGATCAGGTCGCGCTGTGCCTCACCGGCGCGGACATCGATGCCGCCCTCGCCCAGGACAGGATCGCTCTCGTACTCGCGCTCGAAAGCGCCCCCGGCGTCGACGCCTCCACCGAGCTCTTCTCGACCATGCACCGCCTCGGCGTACGCATGGCCTCCATCGCCCACTGGGGCCGCACCCCGCTCGCCGACGGCAGCCGGGAGGACGCCACGGGCAGCCGCCTCACCGCCCCCGGTGTCGAGGCCGTACGCGAGATGGAGCGCCTCGGGATTCTCTTCGACATCTCCCACCTCGGTCAGAGCGGCGTCTCGCACGTCCTGGAGCTGGCCACCCGTCCCGTGATCGCCTCCCACTCCTGCGCTCGCGCCCTGCGCGACCACCACCGCAATCTGACCGACGAGCAGATCCGCGGTGTGGCGGCGACCGGGGGGCTGGTCTCGGTGGCGTTCGTACCCGACTTCCTCACCGACACCCAGGACAAAGTCCACGTCGACAGGATCGTCGATCACATCGAGCACATCGTCTCCGTGGCCGGTGTCGACCATGTCGGCATCGGCGCCGACTTCGTCCGCGAGGTCATCGCCGACACCACTCCGCCCTGCTGCGAGGAGTTCGCGGACGCCGACGACCCCTCTTTCACCTTCCCCGAGATGGAAGCCCCGGCCGACCTGCCCCGGCTGACCGAGGCCCTGCTCGCCCGCGGGTTGCCCGAGAGCGACATCCTCAAGATCATCGGTGGCAATCTGCGCGCACTCCTCGGCGCGTACATCTGAACCCGCCCGCGGTTGGTCGGGGCGGCTGAAGCGCGGACACCGATCCTGCCCGGATCGACATATCGTCGCGCGGGACGTTCCGAGACCCTGGGGGAATGACACCGGAAACCCTGCTGATCGCCGATATCGAACGACTCGTCCGCTGCGAGTCGCCGTCCGAGGACCTGGAAGCGGTCGCCCGCAGTGCGGAGGTGGTCGCGGCGGTCGGAGCCGCGCGGATGGGGGCGGAGCCCGAGCGGATCGTCATCAACGGCCGGACCCATCTGCGCTGGCGGTTCGGCGACCGGCCCAGGGTGCTGGTACTCGGCCACCACGACACGGTGTGGCCGACCGGCACGCTGGAGCGGCTCCCGTACGGAATCCGGGACGGCGTTCTGCGCGGGCCCGGCTGCTTCGACATGAAGGCCGGGCTGGCGATGGCCTTCCACGCGGTGGCCGCGCTGGACGACAACGCGGGCGTGAGCGTGCTGGTCACCGGTGACGAGGAGCCGGGATCGCCGACCTCGCGTGAGCTCATCGAGGACGAGGCACGCGGGTGCGACGCCGTGCTGGTGCTGGAAGCCGCGGGCCCCGGCGGGGCGCTGAAGACCGAGCGCAAGGGCGTGTCCCGCTACGAGGTCCGTGTCACCGGGCGGGCGGCCCATGCCGGGCTCGAACCGGAGAAGGGGGTGAACGCGGCCCTGGAATCGGCCCATCAGATCCTGGCCGTGGCCGCGCTGGGCGGCAGAGGCACCACCGTGACCCCGACCACGGCCAGGGCGGGCACCACGGTGAACACGGTCCCGGAAAGCGCCGTCTTCTCGGTGGACGTACGGACGTGGACCCAGGAGGAGCAGGACCGGGTCCATGGCGCCATGCTCGCTCTGCGGCCGCACCTCGACGGCGCCGAGGTGGAGGTGCGGGGCGGCCCCAACCGCCCGCCCCTCCAGGCCGAGGCGTCCAAGGACCTGTTCGAGCTGGCCTGCCGGCTCTCGGCCGAGCCGCTCGCGTCCACGGCGGTCGGCGGCGCCTCCGACGGCAATCTGACCGCGGGCATCGGCATCCCCACCCTGGACGGACTGGGCGCGGTGGGCGGTGGAGCCCACGCCGATGACGAACACCTCGTCGTCGCAGAACTTCCCGTACGCACACGACTGTTGACGGACATCCTGCACTGTCTGCTCGGACGAAATCAGGGCGCCCGTTCCGTCCGGGCGGACCAGCTGCCCACGACGAGCGACTGAAAGCATGATCAGCGTGATTGAAGACATCCGTCTCCTGGAGAGCGTCAGCG
Protein-coding regions in this window:
- a CDS encoding dipeptidase, which gives rise to MFEELHHRAVVADAHNDLLCAVAARPPKRWGSFFRERWLPQLRSGGIDLQVLPVFIDAPYQPEGALRQTLRMIECAHVLAEENADQVALCLTGADIDAALAQDRIALVLALESAPGVDASTELFSTMHRLGVRMASIAHWGRTPLADGSREDATGSRLTAPGVEAVREMERLGILFDISHLGQSGVSHVLELATRPVIASHSCARALRDHHRNLTDEQIRGVAATGGLVSVAFVPDFLTDTQDKVHVDRIVDHIEHIVSVAGVDHVGIGADFVREVIADTTPPCCEEFADADDPSFTFPEMEAPADLPRLTEALLARGLPESDILKIIGGNLRALLGAYI
- a CDS encoding M20 family metallopeptidase, with amino-acid sequence MTPETLLIADIERLVRCESPSEDLEAVARSAEVVAAVGAARMGAEPERIVINGRTHLRWRFGDRPRVLVLGHHDTVWPTGTLERLPYGIRDGVLRGPGCFDMKAGLAMAFHAVAALDDNAGVSVLVTGDEEPGSPTSRELIEDEARGCDAVLVLEAAGPGGALKTERKGVSRYEVRVTGRAAHAGLEPEKGVNAALESAHQILAVAALGGRGTTVTPTTARAGTTVNTVPESAVFSVDVRTWTQEEQDRVHGAMLALRPHLDGAEVEVRGGPNRPPLQAEASKDLFELACRLSAEPLASTAVGGASDGNLTAGIGIPTLDGLGAVGGGAHADDEHLVVAELPVRTRLLTDILHCLLGRNQGARSVRADQLPTTSD